The DNA window AGTCCGGCCGCACCAAAATCGTCTCGAAGTGAAACCGGAGAACCCATGGCAAACCTCCATCCGTTTGCCATCTTGAATCAGAAAAACACCGTTCCGGAAAGCCCCTATATGAGTCCCACTCACAGAGACTTGGTATAACCCGTCGAGAGACTGCTACTGCGCGGGCTGGCCTGGCTGCAGTCGGCAGCCGGAATGGATCGATACCTGGAACGGAAAGAAAATCGACGGCCTCGAAGTCGTCGTTGAATATCCGTGCACGAGCGGGCTGGGCGACGATTTCAAGGCCCCGCATTGGTGTGAACCGAACGTGTGCAAGCGCGCCGTCGCGATCGGAAAACTGATCGAGGCCAAGGTGTCGCAGGGCTACCGCCGCAAGAATATTTTCCTCGGCGGGCATTCGGCCGGGGCGTGGACGTCGCTGCTGATAAAGCGACACGACCCGGGCAAGTTCAACGGCGTGATCGCGGTGGCGCCGGCCTTCAACGGCCAGCGGTCGGAACGGTTTTGTATTGCCAAAGACTGCAAGGGCGAGATCGACGCCGGAAAGCGCGCTTGGTTGCGGGCCGAGAACAATGCGCATCTGGGTTCCGGCGCGCCGCGCTTGGACGCCCTCGTCTTCGCCTTCCATTGCGACCGGTTCGGCTGGCCTAACGAATATCCCTTCGCCGCAAATGCCTCAGTCTCGCAGATCACCTATCCTGATTTCGGCCGCGGAGTTCGGCCGCCGGGCAGCTGCGATCCGAAATTCGCGATCAGTGGGTTTTTCGACGGTATTGCAGGTGAAGTATGCAAGAAGATCGAACGCGACGCCCGAAACAGATCCAGCAACAGCCCGTCATGCAGCCGCAAACGGATCGCTTATTGTCCCGCCGGATGGACCGGTACTTGCGAATTAGACCAGCACACAAAGGTGCATCACAGCCAGGCATTCCAGGATTGGATAAACGACCCGGCAAATGGCAACGAATTCGTCCGCATATTCATCACGAAACGTCGGGCGGCATGGGCCAATGTCAATTATCAACCACGGAAGACGGCGCCGTGCGATTTCCTGCCGCTGCCAGCCCAATGCCAGCGGTCCAAATAGCCGACTTTCGCTTCTTATCCGGGATACCCTCGTCGGCCGCGGCAAACCCCGCCGCAATCGTTTGTGTTGGCGCGCCGGAGTTGCTATATGGAGGCCAACTCCTCCGCGGGCCGCGCCAGTGCGGCACGATACCCGGAATCCCGAACATGACGCGACGACGACAACTATACGAGGGCAAGGCGAAGGTCATCTTCGAGGGCCCGGAGCCAGGCACCATCGTCCACTACTTCAAGGACGATGCGACCGCGTTCAATGCCAAGAAAAAGGGCACAATCACCGGCAAGGGCGTGATCAACAACAGGATTTCGGAATACCTGATGTCGCGAATCGGCGAAATCGGGGTGCCGACCCATTTCATCCGCCGGCTCAACATGCGCGAGCAGCTGGTTCGCGAGGTCGAGATCATCCCGGTCGAGGTCGTGGTCCGAAACATCGCGGC is part of the Alphaproteobacteria bacterium genome and encodes:
- a CDS encoding alpha/beta hydrolase, whose amino-acid sequence is MCKRAVAIGKLIEAKVSQGYRRKNIFLGGHSAGAWTSLLIKRHDPGKFNGVIAVAPAFNGQRSERFCIAKDCKGEIDAGKRAWLRAENNAHLGSGAPRLDALVFAFHCDRFGWPNEYPFAANASVSQITYPDFGRGVRPPGSCDPKFAISGFFDGIAGEVCKKIERDARNRSSNSPSCSRKRIAYCPAGWTGTCELDQHTKVHHSQAFQDWINDPANGNEFVRIFITKRRAAWANVNYQPRKTAPCDFLPLPAQCQRSK